DNA sequence from the Peteryoungia desertarenae genome:
CCCAGGGACTCGTAGACAGGTTTCAAATTGCCGCGATGGACAGCAAGAGCCGCCTCGATTTCCCGTCGTTCGAATTCGGCAACCCGTTCGGCCAGGCGACCGGGACCAGCGTCGGATACCAGTCCCTCACCAAGTCCAAGAGCAAAGCGGTCGGCCGCATTGCGCAATTCTCGGACATTTCCCGGCCAGTCTCTCGCCGTCAGCTGAGCAATGACCGATGGCGGGACTTCGGGCGGTTCGACCCTGTGCCGACTGGCGGCTTCGGCAAGAAGGCGGAGAAAGAGAAGCGGAATGTCTTCTCGCCGAGCTGAGAGCGATGGAAGGTGAAGCGTGACCACGTTCAAGCGGTAGAGAAGGTCCGGGCGAAACCGTCCTGCCTGAACCTCTGCTTCCAGCGGCACGCGCGCCGTTGCCATGAAGCGCACGTCGAGGGGGATTGCCTCGTTGGACCCGAGCCGCGTAACCGTACGCTGCTCGATGACACGCACGAGTTTGCCCTGCAGATCCAGTGGAATGGAGGCAATATCGTCCAGAAGAATAGTGCCGCCGCGCGCGTGCTCGAACTTGCCATAGCGAGGTCTCAGCGCTCCCGCAAAGGCACCAGCCTCATGGCCAAACAGTTCGCTTTCGATGAGAGCGGCAGGCAAGGCCGCGCAATCAATCGTGACGAGGGGGCGCTGGGCACGGGACGAGAGATCATGCAGGGCACGGGCGACAACCTCCTTGCCGGCACCTGTCTCACCTTCGATCAGGACGTCAGCCTCGCTTGGGCCAATGGTCCTTATCCTTCGACGCAGATCGATCATCGCATTCGAACGCCCGATCAGGCGTTGTTCCAGATCATCCACCTGACCTGCTGCTGCCTTGAGAACACGGTTTTCCAGAACCAGGCGGCGGAAATCGGCTGCTCGAGCAACGATTTCCGACAGCTGACTTGCGGCAAATGGCTTTTCGACAAAGTCGTGAGCGCCTTCGCGCATCGCGCGAACGGCGAGCTGGACGTCGCCGTGGCCTGTAATCAGGATCACCGGCACATCGCGGTCAATCTCATGGACCCGATTCATCAGGGTAAGCCCGTCCATCCCAGGCATCCGGATATCGGTCACCACTATGCCGGGAAAGCCAAAACTGACCATTTCCAGCACGCGCTCGGCTGCCGCAAATTCCTGCACCTGGAATCCGGCAAGATCAAGCGCCTGGGCGGTGGCGGCCCGAACGTCGGGTTCGTCATCAACGAGAAGAACGCGCAAAGGACTCATTGGGCAGCACTTGCCATTTCCGGAACGCCTTGAACAGGGTTTTCATCCGACACCTTGAGAAGCCTGATGACGAAGCGGGCGCCTCCAAATCGCGATGTCCCGACCTCGATATCACCACCAAAGTCCTTGACGATGTTGTAGGAAATGGAAAGCCCGAGGCCGAGGCCCTTGCCCACGCCCTTCGTTGAAAAGAATGGATCGAATATTCGCGGTTTGAGAGCGGCGTTTACCCCTGGCCCATTGTCTTCGACAGAGATCAGAACGTGCTCACCGTCGGTAACAGCCTCAAGACGGATCAGAGGCGAAACCTGGCCTTCGGCCGCGTCAGCCGCGTTGGAGAGGATGTTCACGAGAACCTGCTGCAGCCTCACCGGGCCTGCCACCACCCTTGGCAGCTGGGCAGGAAGCTCCACCGTGAGCCTTGCATTGGCCGTTTTGAGGCGCAATGAGGCAATTTCAATGGCGGCATCAATGACCTCTGGCAAAGCCGTGGCACTGAGCTTCTGGCCGGGCTTGCGGGCGAAGCTTCGCAAATGTCCACTGAGTGCCGTCAAACGGTCGATCAGGCTGATGATCCTGTCGATATTGGTTCTGGCATCACCATGTCGTCCGCGATCCATCAGGACCGCAGCATTGTCGGCATAGGTGCGCGCGGCTGCCAGTGGCTGATTGAACTCGTGACTGAGCGCCGCTGACATCTGCCCCAGTGCTGCGAGCTTGCCCGCCTGGATGAGGTCGGACTGGGCCTGGCGGAGCTCGAGTGTCCTTTCCTCGACACGCCGTTCCAGATCGACCTGTGCCGCAGCTTGCATCTGAAGCCGTTCGGCAAGACGCATGCGCCTCTGCCAGAGGATGGCTCCGACGAGAGCCATGAGTGCAACAGAAAGCAAGGCAACGGCTGCTGAAGCCATGGCTTCTCGATGCGCAGAGGCGGTGTCGATCAGAGCATGAACCTGCCAGCCGGCTCCAGCCATGGTCGCCTGAGACTGCACGAACTCCGAGGAGCCGATCCTCAACAAGGCATGCCGGTCGCCGTTCTTGTCTTCGGCGACGTCGAGAAGCTTGATCCCCGTATCAGCATAACGTCTTGTCGCGGCAATCCGCGCCTTGCCGGCGGCATCAAGCGGCCGCATGACGTGGAACAGCCATTCGCTGCGGCTCGACAGGAAGATGACTCCGTCAGGATCGGTCACCAGGACCGCATAGTCGCCGCTTCGCCAGGACTTCTCGACAGAATCGAGATCGATCTTGAAGACAAGGACGCCGACAATCTCATCGGCGACCCGCACGGGCGCACCAAAATAATAGCCCCGCTTCCCACTCGTGGTACCGAGCGCGTAATAGCGACCGATCCTGCCGTCCAATGCCTCGAAGAAATAGGGACGGAAGGCAAAATTGCCCCCAACGAACGAGGTCTCGAGCCGGTAATTGGACGCCGCAATGGTCAGGCCTTCGAGGTCCATCAGGTAGATATCCGAGGCATCCAGCATTTGCTGGATCCGCTCGAGATACTGGTTGGCCTCCATCACGAGATCGCTGTTTTCGGGATCACCTGCCAATTGGCGGATCAGTTCCTGTTCTGCAATCAGTGCAGGAAGCCGTTCGAAGCGATCGAGCTGGGCGCTGAGCGAAGAGCTGGCCAGCTGCAGAACATTGTCACCGCGGCGGGCGGTCTCGTCCATGACCCGATCAAGCGTGGCACGCCACGACGCCCAGGCTGCAAGCATGGAGAGGCATGCCGCCAGCGCGACCGCCACCCCTATCCAATGCCTTGTTCTTTCCGCTGCCATGCGTGTTTTCCCGGACCGCCGCCAATCTTAGCCATCGATGGGTAGTCCTGCAACGCAGCGCCCGGTCAAATCGGAGATGCTGAGTCAGCCAGGACGTCCGGCAGTGAAGCTATTCGGCAGACGTTCCAGAACCAACGAGCGGATTGATTATGTGAGGACGAGCACTTTGTCGCGTGCGATGCGACAAAGCGCATCTCCCTAATGCGCGATCATGACATGCCGCACGGCGGTATAGTCTTCCAGCGCGTAGAGGGACATGTCCTTGCCATAACCCGACTGTTTCATGCCGCCATGGGGCATTTCGTTGCAGAGCATGAAGTGGGTGTTGATCCAGGTGCAGCCATAGCGCAGCTTGGCGGCGGTCTGCATGGCGCGGGAGATGTCCTTGGTCCAGACGGAAGAGGCAAGGCCGTAGTCGCTGTCATTGGCCCAGGCGACGGCCTGTTCGGCTTCCGTAAAGCGGGTGACGGAAACCACGGGGCCGAAGACTTCGCGGCGGACGATCTCGTCGTCCTGCGTCGCGCCGGCAATGACCGTCGGGGTGTAGAAGAAGCCCTTCTCGGAACCGAGCTTGCCACCGGTCACGACTTCCATGTGCTTGTGTTCTGCAGCCCGGGTCACGAAGCTTTCGACGCGGTCGCGCTGGCGCTTGGAAATCAGCGGGCCGATCTCGTTTTCGGCGTCGTCGGCCTGGTTGAACTTGATGGTCGAGACGGCGCTTGCGAGATCGGCGACGAAACGGTCATAGATCTTGTCGCTCGCATAGATGCGGCAGGCAGCGGTGCAGTCCTGGCCGGCATTGTAGTAGCCGAAGGTGCGGATCGCCGAGACGACGGCATCGATATCGGCATCGTCATGGACGATGACCGGGGCCTTGCCGCCGAGTTCGAGATGCGTGCGCTTCACGGTCTTGGCCGCCGCCGTCAGCACCTTCTTGCCCGTTGCGATATCGCCTGTAATCGAGACCATCGCGATCTTCGGGTGGTTGATCAGCGCATTGCCGACGCTTTCACCACGACCGAGCACGACATTGACGACGCCTTCGGGCAGGATGTCGGCCATGACCTTGGCGAGCTTGAGCGCCGTCAGCGGCGTCTGTTCGGACGGCTTGAAGACCACGGTGTTGCCGCCGGCGAGTGCCGGTGCAAGCTTCCAGGCCATCATCATCAGCGGGTAGTTCCAGGGCGCGATCGAGCCGATGACGCCGACGGCGTCGCGGCGGATCATCGAGGTGAAGCCCGGCAGATATTCGCCCGAGACCGGCGCCTGCAGCGTGCGGATCGCACCGGCGAAGAAGCGGTAGCAGTCGACAATCGCCGGGATTTCATCGTTGAGCACGGCATTGATCGGCTTGCCGCAATTGAGGCTCTCAAGGGCTGCAAAACCGGCTGCGTCCTTTTCGATCGCGTCGGCGATCGCCAGCAGGTAGCCGGCGCGCTGGCCGGGCGTCGTCTGCGACCAGGAGACGAAGGCGCCTTCGGCGGCGTCCACGGCTTCCTCGACCTGGGCAAGCGAGGCCTCGGGGAGATCGACGATCACATCGCCGGTCTTGGGGTTCAGGATCTTCTCGTCCGTCTCTGTGCCGGCTTCGAATTTGGCGCCGATCAGCATCTGGGTGTCCATGTCGTTCTCCCTTTTTATCAGACTTCAATTGCGAGCCCGGGCGGGAAAGGTCGCGCCGGGTCGGTGGTTCATCATTTGCCGCTGCCTGCGGTCTGGTCGGTATCGCGGGTCAGATAATAGGCAGCCAGGATCGGCAGGAAAGTGACGATCACGACAACCATCGCGACCACATTGGTGACCGGGCGCTGGCGTGGGCGGATCAGTTCTTCCAGCATCCAGATCGGCAAGGTCGATTGCTGGCCGGCGGTAAACGTGGTGACGATGACCTCGTCGAAGGAGAGCGCGAAGGCGAGCATGCCGCCAGCCAGAAGCGCTGTCGCAATGTTCGGCAGGATCACATAGCGGAAGGTCTGGAACCCATCGGCACCCAGATCCATCGATGCCTCGATCAGCGAGCCGGAGGTGCGGCGGAAGCGGGCCACCGCATTGTTGTAGACAACGACGACGCAGAACGTCGCGTGGCCGAGGATGATGGTCCAGAAGGAGAAGGGGATATCTGCCAGCGAAAAGGCCGAGCGCAGCGCGATACCGGTGATGATGCCGGGCAGCGCGATCGGCAGGATGACGAGCAGCGAGATCACTTCGCGACCGAAGAACCTGGTGCGGGCAACGGCTGCGGCGGCAAGCGTGCCGAGCACCAGCGCAATCACGGTGGCGATGCTGGCGACCTTGACCGAGAGCCAGAGGGCCTCCCAGACATCGGGCCGGTTCCAGGTCACGGCGAGCCATTTCGCGGTAAAACCCGGTGGCGGCCACTGGAAGCTTTTCTCCTCCGTCGTGAAGGCATAGACGAAGATCAAGAGGATCGGCAGGTGCAGGAAGGCAAGACCGGCAATGGCCGCGATCTTGAGCGACAGACCTGCAGATTGGGAGCGATCAGAGCGCATTGAACGCCCCCATGCGTTTGGCGATGGTGAGATAAATGCCCATGATGACGATGGGCACAACGGAGAAGGCGGCGGCGAGTGGGATATTGCCCGCCGTGCCCTGCTGGGCATAGACGGCCTGGCCGATGAACAGGCGCGAGGTACCGATGATCTGTGGCACGATGTAATCGCCCATGGTCAGCGAAAAAGTGAAGATCGAACCGGCAATGATGCCGGGCAGAGCGAGCGGAAAAAGGACGTGTCGAAAGGTCTGGCCCGGTCTTGCGCCAAGGTCCCCCGAAGCCTCGATCAGGTTGCCGGGAACCCGTTCCAGGGCTGCCTGGGTTGGCAGGATCATGAAGGGCAGCCAGACATAGACGAAAACGATGAAGGTGCCGATATAGCTGATCGAAAGCGAACTGCCGCCGATCACGGGTGTCGCCAGCAGGCCGTCAAGCAGCCAGGACAGATGCAGCTTCTCGAAGATCCAGGTGAGGATGCCTTCCTTGGCAAGGATCAGCTTCCAGGCATAGACCTTGACGAGATAGCTCGACCAGAGCGGCAGCATGATGCCGAGATAGAAGACGGCCTTCCATTTGCCCCTGGCATAACGGGCCGCGAAGTATGCGATCGGAAAGGCGATCACGGCGGAGGCTAGGGTGACTGCACCGGCCATCAGCAGCGTGCGGGCGATGATGTCGAAATTGGCCGGATGCAGCAACTGGCGGTAGGTGGCCAGGGTGAATTCGTAATTGATCAGACCGGAAAAGTCGTCGATCGAAAAGAAGCTCTGCAGGAGCAGCGCAAAGAGCGATCCGACATAGATGATGCCAAGCCAGAGCAGCGGCGGCACCAGCATCAGGATCAGCAAGAGGTTGGGACGCCGCCAGAACAGATCCGAGAGCCGCCCCATCAGGCCTGGGCGGCCAGGGGCAATCGCGGGTGGGGAGATCGCCGTCATTCAGCCTCCTCCATATGGTGGAGGTCGGTGGGCGACCAGGAGATGCGGATGCTTTCGCCGCTCTGCGGTGCGGGTTGACCGGCGGGCAGCGAGACGGTGAGGGCGGTGACCGCCGTTTCGACGAAGAGCTTGGTCGAGGCCCCGAGGAAGCTCACCGATCGCGCGGTCGCCTCGACGCCGCCGTCCGAGACGATACGGATGGCTTCGGGGCGCAGGCTCGTCCAGCGGGCCTCGCCGCCCAGAGCTTTCATCGCCTCCGGTGCGATGACATTGGAGGAGCCGACGAAATCGGCGACAAAGCGGGTGCGCGGACGCTTGTAGATCTCGTGCGGGGTTCCGGCCTGGACGATCCTGCCGTCATTGAAGACGGCGACACGGTCGGCCATGGAGAGTGCCTCGCCCTGGTCATGGGTGACGAAGACGAAGGTGATGCCGAGCGCGCGCTGCAGGCTCTTCAACTCCTCCTGCATCTGTTCGCGCAGCTTCAGGTCGAGTGCGCCGAGCGGCTCGTCGAGCAAAAGCACTCTCGGCTTGTTCACCAGCGCCCGGGCCAGCGCCACGCGCTGCCGCTGGCCGCCGGAGAGCTGGCCGGGCTTGCGGGCGCCGTAGCCGGGGAGCTTGACCATTTCCAAGGCTTTTTCGGCCTCACGGTGACGCTCGGCCTTGCCCACGCCCTTGACCATCAGGCCATAGGCGACGTTGTCGAGAATGTTCAGGTGCGGGAAGAGGGCATAGTCCTGGAAGACCGTATTGACGTTGCGGCGATAGGGCGGCACGCCCTCGGCCGTTTCGCCGAAGATCTCGATATGGCCTGACGTCGGCTGTTCGAAGCCGGCGATCAGGCGCAGGCAGGTCGTCTTGCCGGAGCCGGAGGGGCCGAGCATGGCGAAGAATTCGCCTGGCTCGACAGTCAGGTCGACGGCATCGACGGCTTTCACGCTGCCGAAATGGCGCGAGACCTTCGAGAAGGAGACGGCTGCGGTCATCAAGGACTCCAGAGGTATGTGAGGTGTGCCGCCGACAGGCGGCCTCTTCTCCCCAGCGGGGAGAAGTGCCGAGCGTAGCGAGGCGATGAGGGGGCCGAAGGCCAAGCGGCCCACAAGAGGCTAGAGGCTTCGCCTCCCCTCATCCGGTCCTGCGGACCACCTTCTCCCCGCTGGGGAGAAGGGAAGCGATCACCGTCCGCCGATCACGCCGATATAGTCCGAGACCCAGCGGTGGTAGGGGACGCATTCGCCCTGGCTTTCGCATTTGGAAACCGGGGTCTTCCAGAACTTGATCTTCTCGAAGTTGTCGAAGCCGTTGCGGGCGCAGCCTTCGTCGGTCAGGAGCGCATTGCCCTTGCAGGCGGCGGGAACCGAGGGAACCGTGCCGAACCAGGCGGAGACGTCACCCTGGACCTTGGGCGAGAGCGAATGCTCCATCCACATATAGGCGCAGTTCGGATGCTCGCTGTCGACATGCAGCATGGTCGTATCGGCCCAGCCGGTGACGCCTTCCTTCGGGAAGACCGAGGCAATCGGCTGGTCGGCCTTCAGGAGATTGACCTGGAAGGGCCAGGAGCCTGAGGCGACAACGCCTTCGTTCTTGAAGTCGTCGATCTGGATGAAGGCGTCGTGCCAGTAGCGGCTCACCAGCGTGCGCTGGACGCGCAGGAGATCAAGGGCTGCCTTGTACTGGTCTTCGTTCAGCTCGTAAGGGTCCTTGATACCGAGTTCCGGCTTGTGGAACATCAGGTAATTGGCGGCATCTGCCACATGGATCGGGCCGTCATAGGCCTGGATGCGGCCCTTGTTCGACTTGCCGTCGGGAAGCGTCATCTCTTCGAAGACGACGTTCCAGCTGTCGGGGGCTTTGTCGCCGAAGGCCTTGGTGTTGTACATCAAGACGTTCGGGCCCCAGACATAAGGCGTGCCATAGTGGACGCCGTCCTTGGTGTGCCAGGGCGCGTTCTGCAGGCGCTCGTCGATGGTGTTCCAGGAGGGGATGAGGGCCGTATTGATCGGCTGGACGCGCTTGCCGGCGACGAGGCGCAGCGATGCATCGCCCGAGGCTGTGACGAGGTCGAAGCCGCCTTCGTTCATCAGGGCGACCATTTCGTCCGAGGTGGCGGCAGTCTTGACCGAGACCATGCAGCCGGTCTTTTTCTCGAATTCGGTGACCCAGTCGAAATTGGGATCCGTTTCGCCGCGCTCGATATAGCCGGCCCAGGCGACGATGGACAGCGCGCCTTCGCCCGGCCCCAGTTCCTTCAGGGGCTCCTGAGCGACTGCCGTCGACGCAAAGCTCAGGACGGTGGCAAGGACAGTGCAAGACTTCAGAAGAGATTTCATCGCAAGGTCTCCCGGTTGTGAGGGCCGCATTCTTGCTGGCCATTTGTTCCCGGTTGAAAGGTTGCCGCGAATTAACCGCATTCGCAAATTCATTCGCCAGAATGACGGTATCGGTTTTTCCGATAGATTGACGACTTACCTGGCGCGCCCACTCCGGCTTGCTTCGGCAATTCCCACAAAGTCGCGTGCCGCCTGGGGAAGGCTTGACCCCTTGCGCCAGACCATGCCGACCTGCACGACCGGCAAGGCTCCCGAGACGTCCCTGCTCTCGATCCTGTCCCCTTCGAGAGACCAGGGGCGGTAGACGAGATCGGGCAGAAGCGCCACGCCGGCGCCGGTGGCGACCAGGCTGCGCACGGCTTCGACAGAGCGGGTACGGAAGGCGACATGCGGACGCGCACCGAGCGCCGATAGAAGCTTGCCCGTGTTTTCCTCGATTTCGTCGACCGTGAGCATGATCAGCGGTTCGCGGGCGATATCCTGGACGGATATGATATCGGCGGAGACGAGCGGGTGGCCAATGGGCAGCCACAGCCGATAGGGCGAGGTTTCGAGGATTTCGGCCTGCAGCGCCATGCGATCACGCAGGTTGGAAATGACCATGACCGCAACATCCAGCTCGCCACCGACCAGCAAGTGCTCCAGATAGGAGCCGTTGTCCTCCATCGCCGAGACCTCCACATCGGGACAGGCGCGGCGATAACGCGCCAGAAGGTCAGACAGGACATAACCAGCAACCAGGGATGTCACACCGATATTCAAGGTGCCACCAGTGTTGTTACGGGTGTCGTTGAATACGTTTCTGGCATCGGATACGTCTGCAAGGATCTTCGTTGCATGGCGCAGGAACTGGTGCCCGTTATGGGTAATGGTCAGGCCGCGCGGGTGGCGCTCGAAGAGCTCGACGCCGAGATCGCCCTCCAGTTCCTTGATCGCCTCGGTGACCGAGGATTGCGAGATCGACAGGTTCTGGGCGGCGCGCGTCACCGATCCCTGCTCGGCGACGGCGACAAAATACTGCAACTGACGAAAGGTGAATGCCATGCCGCCTATAAAGCATCGTATCGGGTCGCTGGACAAGATCAGCGACAGCTTTCGATGAATTCACGATCGCGTTCCGGTATGCTGGGCGGCTAAGGCCCCCGGGGCCTCAACGTGACCCTCGAACAGGGGTCAGATGTGGGGTCTGCCTCAAGTTTCTACAGCCAGTTCGTCCCCGCCGCCGCTTTGATCGACGGTCGACCAACTTCATCCGATCAAGCTGACAACGACGCGAGATTGTCCTTGAAAGCTGCCGGCAATCATCACTAAAACATCTTGTCCGACAACATGACAAATCAGCATGACGGACCAGCCCAAAAAAGGCTTCGCAATTGGACGGGAGGACGGCGTGAGGATCACATCAATCGAGACTGTGCGTATTGCGGAGCGGGCCAATCTACTATGGGTTCTGGTCCATACCGATGAAGGATTGGCCGGCCTCGGCGAGACCTTTTTCGGGGCCGAAACGGTCGAAGCCTATCTCCATGAATATGTTGCACCGCGCGTGATCGGACGAGATCCGCTGGAGATCGACAGACTGGCTTCGGATCTGGTCGGCTATGTCGGGTTCAGGTCCTCAGGGGCAGAAGTCAGGGGCAATTCCGCCTTCGACATCGCGCTCTGGGATCTCTTCGGCAAAGTCACTGGCCAACCGATAGCACAGCTTCTGGGTGGTTTCACGCGCCGCGAGATCCGTACCTACAACACCTGTGCCGGCACGCAATACATCAAGAAGGCGACGGGACAGACGACAGCAAACTACGGGCTGGCAGCCGGGAGTGATTATGACGACCTCAACGGTTTCCTGCACAGGGCGGACGAGCTTGCCCATTCCCTGCTCGAAGACGGCATCACCGCGATGAAGATCTGGCCTTTCGATGCGGCAGCCGAACAGACGCGCGGAAGTTACATTTCTGCCGGCGACCTGAAACAGGCTCTGGTTCCGTTCGAAAAAATCCGCAAGGCCGTTGGCGACCGAATGGACATCATGGTGGAATTCCACTCCATGTGGCAATTGCTGCCGGCCTTGCAGATTGCCAAGGCGCTCGCTCCCTTCCAGACCTTCTGGCATGAAGATCCGATCAAGATGGACAGTCTTTCAAGCCTCAGGCGCTATGCAGAGGTCTCACCGGCACCAATCTCGGCCTCGGAGACACTGGCCACTCGCTGGGGCTTCCGTGACTATCTGGAGACGGGCGTCGCCGGCATCGTCATGCTGGATGTTTCCTGGTGCGGTGGCATTTCGGAAGCGCGAAAGATCGCCGCCATGGCGGAAGCCTGGCACCTGCCTGTGGCACCACATGACTGCACGGGACCGGTTGTCCTGTGCGCCTCGACCCATCTGTCCCTCAACGCTCCAAATGCGCTTGTTCAGGAAAGCGTACGCGCCTTTTATCGGACCTGGTATCGCGACCTCGTGACGGCCTTGCCGGAGGTCAAGAGCGGCATGATCACCGTGCCGCCAGGCCCCGGTCTCGGTATGGAGCTCAATCCGGACCTTGATCGCGCCTTCACCGTCGCTCGCCGAATCTCGGACCAGTCTATCCTTTGAAGCCCCTGCTTCTCGTCATCTCTACGGAGCCACCATGACGACCTCAACGCCAAGCTCGCTCGGCAAAAACGCTCTTTCTGCCTATGCAGGACCCGCCGTCATGTTGCTCGGCATGCTTCTCTTTGCCCTCAATGACGCCATGGGAAAATGGCTCGTCGCCAGCTTCGGCCTGGGTCAGGTGATCCTGATCCGGAGCCTCGCAGCTCTCCTGATACTCGCGCCTTTTCTCTGGATGGCGGGTGCGAAGCCCATTCTGGAGGCAGAGCGGCCCTGGCTTCAACTTGCCCGCGTCGTCTTTTCCACACTGGAGCTCTTCTGCTTTTATTATGCCGTCATGTATCTGCCGCTGGCCGATGTCATGACCTATTGGCTGGCAGCACCGATCTATGTGGCTGCAGCCGCTCCCTTTCTGCTTGGAGAAAAGGTCGGATGGCGGCGCTGGACTGCCATCGCCATCGGATTTCTGGGTGTCATCATTGCGCTTGAACCGTCCGGCGCCATGTTCACGGCACCCGCCCTGATATCGATTATCGGAACGGCTGCCTTCGCCTTCATGATGCTTTCGGGTCGCTCGTTGCGGGCAACGCCAGACAAGACACTGGTCTTCTTTCAGACGGCAGGTGCTGCGATTGCCGGTCTTGTCTTTGCCCCCTTCGACTGGACACCGCTGACCACCGTGACGGACGTCTTGATGCTCGGTCTCCTGGGCATTGTGGCCATGAGCGCCCATATGCTGGTCAATCGGGCCTTGAAGATTTCAGACGCCGCCACGGTGGCGCCGCTGCAATACACCCTGTTGCTCTGGGCGGTGGTCTTCGGCTGGCTGTTCTTCGGGGATGTGCCGCGCACGACCATGCTGATCGGTGCTGCCCTGATCGTCGGTTCGGGGCTCTTCATCTTCTTCCGTGAGCAACAATTGAAGAAGCGGGACAAGATCCTGCCCGCTGTTCCCGAATGAAAGTTCCAACGGAGAAAAGGCAGGAGCCCGCAACGGTTCCCAATTTGCGGGCTCCTTCTGATCCAGCCTTTATGGGCTGCGACCAGGGAGATTATTTGCGGATCTCGGCAAGCTCGGCGAGGATCGAATCGACGATGTCAGCGCCGATCGTGTCCTTGTGCTTTTCGTAAACGACCATGGACTTTT
Encoded proteins:
- a CDS encoding LysR family transcriptional regulator, encoding MAFTFRQLQYFVAVAEQGSVTRAAQNLSISQSSVTEAIKELEGDLGVELFERHPRGLTITHNGHQFLRHATKILADVSDARNVFNDTRNNTGGTLNIGVTSLVAGYVLSDLLARYRRACPDVEVSAMEDNGSYLEHLLVGGELDVAVMVISNLRDRMALQAEILETSPYRLWLPIGHPLVSADIISVQDIAREPLIMLTVDEIEENTGKLLSALGARPHVAFRTRSVEAVRSLVATGAGVALLPDLVYRPWSLEGDRIESRDVSGALPVVQVGMVWRKGSSLPQAARDFVGIAEASRSGRAR
- a CDS encoding mandelate racemase/muconate lactonizing enzyme family protein gives rise to the protein MRITSIETVRIAERANLLWVLVHTDEGLAGLGETFFGAETVEAYLHEYVAPRVIGRDPLEIDRLASDLVGYVGFRSSGAEVRGNSAFDIALWDLFGKVTGQPIAQLLGGFTRREIRTYNTCAGTQYIKKATGQTTANYGLAAGSDYDDLNGFLHRADELAHSLLEDGITAMKIWPFDAAAEQTRGSYISAGDLKQALVPFEKIRKAVGDRMDIMVEFHSMWQLLPALQIAKALAPFQTFWHEDPIKMDSLSSLRRYAEVSPAPISASETLATRWGFRDYLETGVAGIVMLDVSWCGGISEARKIAAMAEAWHLPVAPHDCTGPVVLCASTHLSLNAPNALVQESVRAFYRTWYRDLVTALPEVKSGMITVPPGPGLGMELNPDLDRAFTVARRISDQSIL
- a CDS encoding DMT family transporter, whose amino-acid sequence is MTTSTPSSLGKNALSAYAGPAVMLLGMLLFALNDAMGKWLVASFGLGQVILIRSLAALLILAPFLWMAGAKPILEAERPWLQLARVVFSTLELFCFYYAVMYLPLADVMTYWLAAPIYVAAAAPFLLGEKVGWRRWTAIAIGFLGVIIALEPSGAMFTAPALISIIGTAAFAFMMLSGRSLRATPDKTLVFFQTAGAAIAGLVFAPFDWTPLTTVTDVLMLGLLGIVAMSAHMLVNRALKISDAATVAPLQYTLLLWAVVFGWLFFGDVPRTTMLIGAALIVGSGLFIFFREQQLKKRDKILPAVPE